The Desulfuromonas acetoxidans DSM 684 genome includes a region encoding these proteins:
- a CDS encoding ArsR/SmtB family transcription factor, which yields MKPVVFDKDQNYDREAEILKVLGHPIRLKIIAGLISEACNVKKIWECLQLPQATVSQHLALLKNKGIIEGQRDGVEVYYHVVSEQARQIVQCLFTIEGCGGRKND from the coding sequence ATGAAACCTGTTGTTTTTGACAAAGACCAAAATTACGATCGGGAAGCTGAAATCCTCAAGGTTCTCGGTCATCCGATTCGTCTGAAAATTATTGCCGGGCTGATCTCCGAGGCCTGTAATGTCAAAAAAATCTGGGAGTGTCTGCAATTACCACAGGCGACAGTCTCCCAACACCTGGCCCTGCTAAAGAACAAAGGGATTATTGAAGGGCAACGAGACGGCGTTGAAGTCTATTACCACGTCGTTTCCGAACAGGCCCGACAGATTGTTCAATGCCTGTTTACCATTGAAGGCTGTGGTGGGAGAAAAAACGACTGA
- a CDS encoding thioredoxin family protein, translating into MKRRFLIVLCSVLLLAFTQSAWSTEATWLENIDQAKAIAQKDNKTIFINFSGSDWCHWCIKLDKDILSKQEFIDYAEKNLVLLKVDFPKRTRQSKELVAHNEALARKYNVRGFPTVVLLNSQGKQVGVTGYRYGSVADYIDHLQTLITQ; encoded by the coding sequence ATGAAACGCAGATTTCTTATTGTCTTATGCAGCGTCTTGCTGCTTGCTTTCACCCAATCGGCATGGTCAACAGAAGCCACCTGGCTGGAAAACATTGACCAGGCAAAAGCCATCGCCCAGAAAGACAACAAAACCATCTTTATCAACTTTAGCGGCTCTGACTGGTGTCACTGGTGCATCAAGCTGGATAAAGACATCCTCAGCAAGCAGGAGTTCATCGATTACGCCGAAAAGAATCTGGTGTTGCTGAAAGTCGATTTCCCTAAGAGGACTCGGCAAAGCAAGGAACTGGTTGCCCACAATGAAGCTTTAGCCCGTAAATACAATGTCCGCGGATTTCCAACGGTCGTGCTGCTGAATTCACAAGGCAAACAGGTGGGTGTCACGGGTTATCGCTACGGCAGCGTTGCCGATTACATTGATCACCTTCAAACCCTGATCACGCAATAA
- a CDS encoding nitroreductase family protein, producing MELFDAICLRHSYRGPMEPTPVPREDLERIVGAGIRAPSGKNAQTTQFIIIDDQEVLSVLQGLHPANKAMQQAPAMIACIIDTQPDKIYEGYDFQLEDCAAATENMLLAITALGYASVWIDGWLRVEGRAETVASLLHLPAGKKVQILLPVGRPKEQWDQKERRPFSTRVSYNRYPQPQEPL from the coding sequence ATGGAGCTATTTGATGCCATTTGTCTGCGCCACAGCTATCGTGGACCTATGGAACCCACCCCGGTTCCACGAGAGGATTTAGAACGCATTGTTGGAGCAGGAATTCGCGCCCCCTCAGGAAAAAATGCTCAAACAACACAATTCATCATCATTGACGATCAAGAGGTCCTAAGCGTCTTACAGGGCTTACATCCGGCCAATAAAGCCATGCAGCAAGCACCGGCAATGATTGCATGCATCATCGACACGCAACCGGATAAGATCTACGAAGGATACGACTTTCAACTGGAAGATTGTGCTGCGGCAACAGAAAATATGCTGTTAGCAATTACAGCCCTTGGCTATGCCAGTGTTTGGATTGATGGCTGGTTGCGCGTTGAAGGGCGCGCTGAGACTGTCGCCTCCCTTCTTCATCTCCCCGCAGGAAAAAAAGTGCAGATTTTGCTGCCCGTTGGCCGCCCCAAAGAACAATGGGACCAAAAAGAACGACGTCCGTTTTCGACACGTGTCAGTTATAATCGCTACCCCCAACCCCAGGAGCCACTATGA